Within Gouania willdenowi chromosome 24, fGouWil2.1, whole genome shotgun sequence, the genomic segment agggaaccgattcaagttcctccgtcagatccacccaaagttccacaaacacagggacagagatgaacctgtagcaacgattatgaactggaaactcaactaaagctaactatgcaaagctaacacaccgacacacagactgggctaagagctaatgctaaccactccatataaggaataatagaccaagtaaaaagaacacgtcttactgtcataaaaccacagagagccaccgacttgtttatggtcagatttaacattttactatggaaggataaaagctaaacatgtcacacgttgtgtgaaataaatgttagcatcaataataatgtcactattaatccgaaataaatgaattacatacaaaaacaccaatagtgacccacatgcactaatatattccataaaatatcagctcatgaactctgagtcagcatatattatagcctttttaaatgtgtctaatgttgatgtattcacatttatttgtgtttgtaaagaacctgtttacactaagttgtgattttttatagtttttttatcgtgatttttatcgttatcgtgatacattgttttttttgtcaatatcgcccatagCTACCTGAATCTAATCTGTTTTTCGCCATCTTTAGTGTTTCTCTACCAGGGTTCTTTGCCCCAACCCTCTAATTCACATGCTTGTGACAAACCCAGAAAAGGAGTTACTATAATGTTATGTAGTGCCCCTGCCCTCCTAAAGGGTTCAAATGTGTTGTGATGGGACTTTCCTGCATTAAATACAATATGAACTACTTTCACCTGACTGCAATAGAAATCCAACAATCTTATTGTCAGATGTTATTTTTGATCCGTTCAGGGAGCATTCTGGCGGTGACCATGGCTGATCCCAATGCAAACGTGAAGACAAACCGCTTCGTTGGCATCTGTATTCAGAGAGGAGGGAAAGGACTCGGTGCCACATTTGTCCTCAGGAACATCATTAATAATCAAGGTGAGAATTGTTCTGCAATAAGTGGACTTATAGTTGGAACGTTGAGTTGATTATCAGAAATATAAGATCAGGATCAACTGATTCCCTTACGTTTCTCTGTTGGACTTGAAGGTGTGGAGATCTGCTACGAGCTGTACAGCCCTCGTTTGCAGAAGATTGAAGTTCTGAGGCTGCAAAAAAGGCTGGATGACAACCTGATGTACCTGAGAGACGCTCTGCCTGAGTACAGCACCGTGGATCCAGAGATGAAACCTGAGCCCTGCTGCCCTACTGGAGAGGTACCAGTGAACCAGGTGAGAGctgctgagaaaaaaaaaacaacaaaatgagaggaaaatacacaaaatgatttcaaaagcacacaaaatgacactacacaacaataaaaatgcacaaaatgaaagaaaaaacaaaacaaccacaaaattatactaaaagcatgcaaaatgacaacattatcacacaaaacaaccacaaaacatTATACTAAAAACATGCAATATGATACTAAAATcatgcaaaatgacattaacacaaaacaactgcaaattgacactaaaaacatgcaaaatgacaaaaacatgctAAATTACAACAAGACAATCACAAATTGAcactaaaaacatgcaaaatgacaaaaacatgctaaattacaacaagacaatcacaaaatgacactaaaatcatgcaaaatgacaacattatcACACAATGTCCACAAAACCCTGTCATTTCCTGTGTACATGCTCAGATCggtcattgttttaaatgctggcatgaatatatatatatcagacaatcacatttgtgGCCACTGCCATGATAGAAGTTGCCTATCTCTTAGTTAAGATCTTTATTGAGAATAAATTGGAGCCTAATGCAGACATGATTCCTTTTGTCTATCAGTTGAAAGTGAAGATGAGGCCCAAGCCCTGGTCCAAACGTTGGGAACGACCCAAGTTTAACATCCAGGGAATTCGTTTTGACCTCTGCCTGACCCCAGAAGCAATGGAGCATGCTCAGAAGTGGGCGGAGCCATGGCGTGAGTACGACATGCTGAAGGAGTACGACACGTCTGAACTGGAGAAGAAGATCTTCACCGAAGTTCAGGAGGAGATGAACAAGTGAGGAGTGGGCTACACATTTTGAACTCTCTGTGGACTTTTTATCAGAGATGAGTCAGGACGTGAAAGAATTTTCTGCTTTGTGATTCAGTTAAATGTGGCAGAATCCATCTGAACATGTTGAATAATAACATTTGTGTCTCTGATCTGGCTGTGCTAGAGGTGAGTACTTTGTGTGTCATTTCTGTAATAAAATGCTTAAAGATTTAAAACGTATTCTACACTTTGGTTTATGTCATGTGTCCCACAAGGGGGCGCTGTTCCTCTAGTTCTGTTGCTTTCCTGAGCTCTTACATAACAGTCTTTACAGTGTTTTGGTTGCAGCTCCTACTACCCAGCTGTAAAAGACTAAACACAGCAGTCAGCTGAAAAGTCTTTGAACGTTTCTCATAAGAACACATTTATTTGGTCTTTGGGTCCTGACTTGAACTGGATGGAAAATCCCCCGCACCAAAATAACCCTGATGTTTAGCAAACGTTCACCAAATACACCCGGCAGTGTTTTACTGCTGTGGATGGAAAATTGTGGTGTTAAGATGGTATGTTACAGCATCAGAGGGGTAGTATAAAAACACTTGGGAGTCCTTATGTTATGTCTGCgctctgtgagtgtgtgtgtgtgtgtgtataaacacactaaatgagttGCTGCACTCTAATTTCTCCATATTACAGGATGAGACACAGAGAAAGCAGCCTCTAATACGGGAGGAGCAGATGTTTGCTGAGCTCATTATGGACCACACAGATTCCTGTGTAGAGATACAGAGGAATTGTTATATTTAAAGCTCACTGTAGAACAGAGGGTTACTAACAATATTCACAATACTAGATACTGTGAATATATTAGTCTGAATCTTGTATCAATAATTCCCGCAAACCTTTACATTTGAATAATGTAAAGGTTTCTATTCTTCAGACAactaggaaatttactttgatctcctaacaTGTCAACTGCCattcttcttcagaggcatctgctgatcgctttgatgcttccttccgtgtaataattccagcaagtttttttcaataatacgttatggttttttttattcagacaactttttttaggaaatgtactttgatctcttgacatgtttcaactttcaactgccagtcttcttcagaggcgtctgctgatcgctttgatgtttccttgacttctacgtaataattccagcaagttctttttgaataatatgttatggtttcttttattcagacaatttttttttaggaaatgtactttgatctcttgacatgtttcaactgtcaactgccagtcttcttcagaagtgtctgctgattgctttgatgttccCTTGGCTTCTTCTAAATATGTTAAGATTTCTTTTATTCAGGaaactttttcaggaaatgtactttgatcttctgacatgtttccttcaaaggcatctgctgatcactttgtttgcttgacttccgtgtaataattccagcaagttcttttttgtcttcagacaaaacatgaatcatgTATATGTTGCACCTGTTGAACAAACATGCTCCTGCTGG encodes:
- the mrpl19 gene encoding large ribosomal subunit protein bL19m — translated: MAVCAKSVEKCVFSMRLSRTLKLQNERFLSTSLCRLAAGPPKFVPPSKPVIIDKTQTVASLRKFLSPEFIPPRQRTDPFKFFLERKDMVRRRKAFDIPEFYAGSILAVTMADPNANVKTNRFVGICIQRGGKGLGATFVLRNIINNQGVEICYELYSPRLQKIEVLRLQKRLDDNLMYLRDALPEYSTVDPEMKPEPCCPTGEVPVNQLKVKMRPKPWSKRWERPKFNIQGIRFDLCLTPEAMEHAQKWAEPWREYDMLKEYDTSELEKKIFTEVQEEMNK